The following proteins are encoded in a genomic region of Zea mays cultivar B73 chromosome 9, Zm-B73-REFERENCE-NAM-5.0, whole genome shotgun sequence:
- the LOC100281443 gene encoding GTP binding protein, with protein MHRLARPVYTLLNSSMRSGPCGLATDAQGLFNGMPPPKLPSHALFGHACQVLGRTHVSQFCTVARQSTDERASAEPLRFTVTPGDAFGDGPPVGMSEAAKMVCRIVSTQPEPKIASTLDALGVAVSPELVAEVLKNLSNAGMLALAFFRWAERQEGFSYTAEGFHNLIEALGKIKQFRLVWSLVETMRCRGLLSKDTFKLIVRRYARARKVKEAVETFEKMSIFGLKTELSDYNWLIDTLSKSKQVKKAQAIYKEMKRKGKFVPDLKTYTVLMEGWGHEKDLLMVKTMYQEMIDAGIRPDVVAYGMLISAFCKSGKCDEAIKVFYEMEASGCMPSPHVYCMLINGLGSEERLDEALKYFEHYKKSGFPMEVPTCNAVVGAYCRASKFQHAFKMVDEMRKCKVGPNSRTYDVILHYLIKSQKFEEAYNIFQRMGIDGCEPQLNTYTMMVGMFCSNGRVDMALKVWKQMGEKGVLPCMHMFSALINGLCFENRLEEACVYFQEMLDKGIRPPGQLFSNLKEALVQGGRISLAQEVALKLDAIRKTPFRG; from the coding sequence ATGCATCGCCTTGCCCGCCCAGTCTACACCCTGCTCAACTCCTCCATGAGGAGTGGTCCCTGCGGGCTCGCCACGGACGCACAAGGGCTGTTCAACGGAATGCCTCCACCGAAACTGCCAAGCCACGCGCTGTTTGGCCATGCCTGCCAGGTGCTCGGCCGAACACACGTTTCACAGTTTTGTACCGTGGCTCGGCAGTCCACGGATGAGCGCGCTAGTGCAGAGCCACTGCGATTCACAGTCACACCGGGTGACGCCTTTGGGGATGGCCCGCCTGTGGGCATGTCAGAGGCTGCTAAGATGGTGTGTCGTATTGTATCCACGCAGCCAGAACCAAAGATCGCGTCGACACTTGATGCGCTTGGGGTGGCCGTGTCCCCAGAGCTGGTAGCTGAAGTGCTCAAGAACTTGAGCAATGCTGGGATGTTAGCACTTGCCTTCTTCCGCTGGGCAGAGAGGCAGGAGGGCTTCAGTTACACGGCTGAGGGCTTCCACAACCTGATTGAGGCGCTGGGAAAGATCAAGCAGTTCAGGCTGGTGTGGAGCTTGGTGGAGACCATGCGGTGCCGGGGCTTGCTATCTAAGGACACATTCAAGCTCATAGTCCGAAGGTACGCTCGGGCTAGAAAGGTCAAAGAGGCTGTTGAGACATTCGAGAAGATGAGCATTTTTGGGCTTAAAACTGAGTTATCAGATTACAACTGGCTGATTGACACGCTAAGCAAATCCAAACAAGTGAAGAAGGCGCAAGCCATCTATAAGGAGATGAAGAGGAAGGGTAAGTTTGTACCTGATTTGAAAACCTACACTGTCCTCATGGAAGGTTGGGGCCATGAGAAAGATCTGTTGATGGTGAAAACAATGTACCAAGAAATGATTGATGCTGGCATCAGGCCTGATGTTGTTGCCTACGGGATGCTGATTAGCGCCTTCTGCAAGTCTGGCAAATGTGATGAGGCCATCAAGGTGTTCTACGAGATGGAAGCAAGTGGTTGCATGCCAAGTCCTCATGTCTACTGCATGCTTATCAATGGCCTTGGCTCGGAGGAGAGGCTTGATGAAGCTTTGAAGTACTTTGAGCATTACAAGAAAAGTGGGTTCCCCATGGAGGTGCCTACTTGCAATGCGGTAGTTGGAGCTTACTGCAGAGCCTCGAAGTTTCAGCATGCTTTCAAGATGGTTGATGAGATGAGGAAGTGTAAAGTTGGCCCAAATTCCCGTACTTATGATGTGATTCTTCATTATCTGATAAAATCACAGAAATTTGAGGAGGCTTATAATATATTCCAGAGGATGGGAATCGACGGCTGTGAGCCTCAGCTCAATACATATACAATGATGGTTGGCATGTTCTGTAGTAACGGACGAGTTGATATGGCATTAAAGGTGTGGAAGCAAATGGGGGAGAAAGGTGTCCTCCCATGTATGCATATGTTTTCGGCATTGATCAATGGGTTATGCTTCGAGAACCGGCTCGAAGAGGCTTGTGTATATTTTCAGGAGATGCTGGACAAAGGAATTAGGCCACCTGGTCAGCTTTTCAGTAATTTGAAGGAAGCTCTTGTTCAAGGTGGGAGAATAAGTTTGGCACAAGAGGTGGCTTTGAAGTTGGACGCGATAAGGAAAACACCTTTTCGTGGTTAA